A section of the Hippea sp. KM1 genome encodes:
- a CDS encoding Hsp20/alpha crystallin family protein, producing MDSIIKQIVNLVFIEKDTLWEPPCDAYSHDDLFVIEIEITNLDTKRLSINITDKKTITIIGAKHRDTSISSNYLRAERVFGSFKKQVELPCPVRFKSMKYTDGILKITLIKE from the coding sequence ATGGACTCGATCATTAAGCAGATAGTTAACCTCGTTTTCATAGAGAAAGACACCCTGTGGGAGCCGCCCTGTGATGCATACAGCCACGATGATCTATTTGTTATAGAAATCGAGATAACAAACCTTGATACAAAGAGATTGAGCATTAATATTACAGATAAAAAAACCATCACCATCATCGGGGCAAAGCACAGGGATACCTCAATAAGCTCCAATTACCTCAGGGCTGAAAGGGTGTTTGGGAGTTTTAAGAAGCAGGTGGAGCTGCCCTGCCCTGTTAGGTTTAAGAGCATGAAATACACAGATGGAATCCTGAAAATAACACTAATAAAGGAGTGA
- the lon gene encoding endopeptidase La, with protein sequence MEQDIDSRDIISLPDTLPVLPLRDMVVFPYMIIPLFVGRDFSIKAIDEALSKDRVIVTLTQKKADINEPEEDDLYHTGTACLILRMLKMPDGRVKVLVQGLKKVKVKNFTQFRPFIEAEVEEKVDVPPLSEHEEMETEALMRAVKDQLQQLSAYNKNIPNDIVVIANNIEEPDKFTDIIASNLQLKTHVAQELLEIPLVIERLKRLNEILDKELQLLALQTKIQNQAKEEISKTQKEYFLREQMKAIKKELGEGDISDEIEELKEKIKKAKMPKEAQKEAEKQLSRLAKMHPDSAEANVIRTYLDWLIAMPWNKYSKEKINIKEVEKILNEDHYDIKEAKTRILEYLSVKKLKKDMKGPILCFVGPPGVGKTSLAKSIARAINRKLVRISLGGVRDEAEIRGHRRTYVGALPGRIIQGLKQAGVKNPVFVLDEIDKLSRDFSGDPASALLEALDPEQNSEFEDHYLGVPFDLSEVFFITTANTTETIPPPLLDRMEVIRLSGYTTEEKMKIAKKYIIPKQIKEHGLDKFDVKFTDGAIRKIIENYTREAGVRNLEKTIAKVLRKIARQIAEGSKETSFQITSNNLTKYLGVAPFSIDEKLDKDYVGIATGLAWTPVGGSVLFIEVSKVKGSGKLLLTGSLGDVMKESAQAALTFARSRYQDLGLDEDFYEKYDLHIHVPEGATPKDGPSAGITIATAIISCLTEIPVKHDIAMTGEITLTGRVLPIGGLKEKTLAALRAGINEIIVPYDNKKDAEEVQNQIKSKKLKYHFVKTMEEVLNKALIRPIK encoded by the coding sequence ATGGAACAGGATATCGACAGCAGAGACATAATAAGCCTTCCGGATACACTGCCGGTGCTGCCGTTAAGGGATATGGTTGTATTCCCATACATGATTATACCCCTATTCGTTGGAAGGGACTTCTCCATCAAAGCCATAGATGAGGCCCTATCCAAAGACAGGGTAATCGTAACGCTAACACAGAAAAAAGCGGATATCAATGAACCAGAAGAGGATGATCTATACCACACAGGCACGGCCTGTCTGATATTGAGAATGCTAAAGATGCCCGACGGACGGGTTAAGGTTCTGGTTCAGGGACTAAAGAAGGTTAAGGTCAAAAACTTCACACAATTCAGGCCGTTTATAGAGGCAGAGGTCGAAGAGAAGGTTGATGTGCCCCCCTTAAGCGAGCATGAGGAGATGGAGACAGAGGCCTTAATGAGGGCCGTAAAGGATCAGCTGCAACAGCTATCCGCATACAACAAAAACATACCCAACGATATAGTTGTAATAGCCAACAACATCGAAGAGCCCGATAAGTTCACAGACATCATCGCAAGCAACCTGCAGCTAAAAACGCATGTGGCCCAGGAATTGTTGGAGATACCGCTTGTTATAGAGCGACTAAAAAGGTTAAACGAGATATTGGATAAGGAGCTTCAGCTCTTGGCGCTTCAAACAAAGATACAAAACCAGGCCAAGGAGGAGATCTCCAAAACCCAGAAGGAATACTTCTTAAGAGAGCAGATGAAGGCCATCAAAAAGGAGTTGGGCGAAGGGGACATATCGGATGAAATAGAGGAGTTAAAAGAGAAGATAAAGAAGGCCAAGATGCCCAAGGAGGCGCAGAAAGAGGCCGAAAAGCAGCTCTCAAGACTTGCGAAGATGCACCCCGATTCGGCAGAGGCCAATGTCATACGGACATACCTGGACTGGCTAATAGCCATGCCGTGGAATAAATACTCCAAAGAGAAGATCAACATAAAAGAGGTGGAGAAGATACTAAACGAGGACCATTACGACATAAAAGAGGCAAAGACCAGGATATTGGAGTACCTCTCCGTTAAAAAACTAAAGAAAGACATGAAGGGGCCCATACTTTGCTTTGTCGGACCCCCCGGTGTGGGTAAAACCTCGCTGGCAAAATCCATAGCCAGGGCAATAAACAGAAAGCTGGTCAGAATATCGTTAGGCGGCGTAAGGGATGAGGCCGAAATAAGGGGACACAGAAGGACATATGTCGGGGCATTGCCTGGAAGGATCATACAGGGGCTAAAGCAGGCAGGTGTAAAGAACCCCGTTTTTGTATTGGATGAGATAGACAAGCTATCAAGGGATTTCAGTGGAGATCCGGCAAGCGCACTGCTTGAGGCATTGGACCCTGAACAGAATAGCGAGTTTGAGGATCACTATCTGGGGGTTCCATTCGATCTATCGGAGGTGTTCTTCATAACCACCGCCAACACCACAGAGACCATACCGCCCCCACTGCTTGATAGAATGGAGGTTATAAGGCTGTCTGGATACACGACCGAGGAGAAGATGAAGATAGCCAAAAAATACATAATACCCAAACAGATCAAGGAGCACGGTTTAGATAAGTTCGATGTAAAATTCACAGACGGGGCAATCAGAAAGATCATAGAGAATTACACAAGAGAGGCGGGCGTAAGGAACTTAGAGAAAACCATAGCCAAGGTGTTGAGAAAGATCGCAAGGCAGATAGCCGAAGGCTCCAAAGAAACCAGCTTCCAGATAACATCAAACAACCTAACCAAATACTTAGGCGTGGCACCGTTTAGCATAGACGAAAAACTGGATAAGGACTATGTGGGCATAGCCACAGGCCTTGCATGGACGCCGGTCGGTGGAAGCGTGCTGTTTATCGAGGTTTCGAAGGTTAAAGGCTCGGGCAAACTGCTCCTAACAGGCTCACTGGGCGATGTAATGAAGGAGTCGGCCCAGGCCGCATTGACCTTTGCAAGGAGCAGATACCAGGATCTGGGGCTGGATGAGGACTTCTATGAGAAATACGACCTGCATATACATGTGCCTGAGGGTGCAACGCCAAAGGACGGGCCGAGTGCCGGTATAACCATAGCAACGGCCATTATATCGTGCTTAACAGAGATACCCGTAAAACACGATATAGCCATGACCGGCGAGATAACGCTAACAGGAAGGGTTCTGCCTATAGGCGGATTGAAGGAGAAGACACTGGCGGCCTTAAGGGCAGGAATCAATGAAATCATTGTGCCTTACGATAACAAGAAAGATGCCGAAGAGGTGCAAAACCAGATAAAGTCCAAAAAACTCAAATACCACTTCGTAAAAACCATGGAAGAAGTGCTTAACAAGGCACTTATAAGACCTATAAAGTGA
- the rpmE gene encoding 50S ribosomal protein L31, which yields MKKGIHPEYKITTIRCACGNEIVTRSTVENLTVQVCSKCHPYFTGKQKIVDETGRVEKFNRKYRRNQNKEN from the coding sequence ATGAAGAAGGGTATACATCCTGAATACAAGATCACGACTATCAGGTGTGCTTGTGGAAACGAGATAGTTACAAGGTCAACGGTGGAGAATCTGACGGTTCAGGTCTGCTCCAAATGCCATCCTTACTTTACAGGCAAACAGAAGATAGTTGACGAAACCGGAAGAGTGGAGAAGTTTAATAGAAAATACAGAAGAAACCAGAATAAAGAAAATTAA
- a CDS encoding HD domain-containing protein, translating into MDVNRVLFELSRLSDSVEGNDTFHQRRVAIIAYWIAEEMGFDRFGLDLLIKAALIHDIALFNDTSKVETFRQIVYEDFERLTRHAVLSGRVARFFNLHLDITTAINLHHTPIDSNSSVLGSILFLADNIEVAYRSLTNPYAFNEVFDFLNQKKNLFDDEMMKAFERVSKRECFWFDLLDENVDRRLLSMLDGLAREKVDDKFKTAVCYFIGYFSDSISPFFENYSVLVKNIAVSLAYKLDLDIKTIQYASLVSHTGNLLIPFDSFSLPSLEDEVYNIIKSHPYQALWILKSMGFVDEAEIVFKHHENHALSGYPCKDEPHIEAAVVGLSSFVAAMMQDRPYREALDNNQIKQQIVDFKGLYPDYLLDALLDVDLDRVKKTKDEYYDAVKRLFL; encoded by the coding sequence ATGGATGTAAATAGGGTTTTATTCGAGTTAAGCAGGCTTTCGGATTCAGTTGAGGGAAACGACACATTCCATCAAAGAAGGGTTGCTATTATTGCCTATTGGATAGCAGAGGAGATGGGTTTTGATAGGTTTGGCCTGGACTTGCTTATCAAGGCCGCCCTAATACACGATATAGCCCTGTTCAACGATACATCAAAGGTTGAGACATTCAGGCAGATCGTCTATGAGGATTTTGAGAGGCTCACACGGCATGCCGTTCTTAGCGGCAGGGTTGCAAGGTTCTTCAATCTCCATTTAGATATCACAACAGCCATCAATCTGCACCATACGCCTATAGATTCCAACTCCTCTGTATTGGGCAGTATTCTGTTTCTTGCAGATAATATAGAGGTGGCTTACAGGAGCTTAACAAATCCCTATGCGTTTAACGAGGTCTTCGATTTCTTGAATCAGAAGAAAAACCTCTTTGATGATGAGATGATGAAGGCATTTGAAAGGGTCTCAAAGAGGGAGTGCTTCTGGTTTGATCTGCTGGATGAGAATGTCGACAGAAGGCTTTTGAGTATGCTTGATGGTTTGGCAAGAGAGAAGGTCGATGATAAATTTAAAACGGCCGTCTGTTATTTTATAGGTTACTTTAGCGATTCCATATCGCCGTTTTTTGAGAACTATTCCGTTTTAGTAAAGAATATTGCTGTTTCTTTGGCCTATAAACTGGATTTGGATATAAAAACCATTCAGTATGCCTCTTTGGTTTCCCATACAGGCAACCTATTGATTCCGTTTGATTCGTTCTCCCTTCCATCCTTAGAGGATGAGGTTTACAATATCATAAAGTCCCATCCGTATCAGGCCTTATGGATCCTTAAGTCTATGGGGTTTGTGGATGAGGCCGAGATTGTTTTTAAGCATCATGAGAATCACGCTTTAAGCGGGTATCCCTGCAAGGATGAGCCGCATATAGAGGCTGCGGTTGTTGGGCTTTCATCGTTTGTTGCCGCCATGATGCAGGATAGGCCATACAGGGAGGCCTTAGATAACAATCAGATAAAACAGCAGATAGTGGATTTTAAGGGGTTGTATCCGGATTATCTTTTGGATGCATTGCTGGATGTTGACCTTGATAGGGTAAAAAAGACAAAGGATGAATACTACGATGCCGTAAAAAGGCTGTTTTTATAG
- a CDS encoding UDP-glucose dehydrogenase family protein: MRLAMIGSGYVGLVSGACFSEMGNRVICVDIDEKKVEKLRQGIVPIFEPGLDKMIKRNLEKGNIEFTTDIAYAVRNSDIIFIAVGTPQSEDGSADLNHVLKAAESIGQYMDHEMIVVDKSTVPVGTADKVRAVIERKLKERYPDGAPFGFDVVSNPEFLKEGDAIADFMKPDRVIVGANSEKSMRIMKELYRPFTLNHERFIAMDVRSAELTKYAANAMLATKISFINEISRIAEALGADINKVRIGIGSDRRIGYHFIYPGVGYGGSCFPKDVRALEKMALEADIEPEIIRAVQRVNHTQRYYFLNKIVSRFGDDLSQRVFAVWGLAFKPQTDDMREAPSITIINELTKRGATINAYDPEAMDNAKGFWLKGNDKVNYFDNKYDALNGADAMILITEWKEFRSPDFYEMKKRLKNPVIFDGRNQYNREFLKEFGFEYYQIGVRG, encoded by the coding sequence ATGAGACTTGCTATGATCGGAAGCGGCTATGTTGGTCTTGTTAGTGGAGCCTGTTTCTCTGAGATGGGCAACAGGGTTATATGTGTCGATATAGATGAAAAGAAGGTGGAAAAATTACGGCAGGGCATAGTCCCGATATTTGAACCCGGCTTGGATAAGATGATAAAGAGGAATTTGGAAAAAGGCAACATCGAGTTTACAACGGATATAGCCTATGCGGTTAGAAACAGTGATATAATCTTTATAGCCGTCGGTACGCCGCAGTCTGAGGATGGCAGCGCTGACCTCAACCATGTCTTGAAGGCTGCAGAGAGTATTGGCCAATACATGGATCATGAGATGATAGTGGTTGACAAATCGACGGTGCCTGTGGGCACTGCCGATAAGGTCAGGGCAGTTATAGAAAGGAAACTGAAAGAGAGATACCCAGACGGTGCGCCTTTTGGGTTTGATGTGGTATCCAATCCGGAGTTTTTAAAAGAGGGCGATGCCATTGCCGACTTTATGAAGCCGGATAGGGTTATAGTCGGTGCAAATAGCGAAAAATCCATGAGGATAATGAAGGAGCTTTACAGGCCGTTTACATTGAATCACGAGCGCTTCATAGCAATGGATGTTAGGTCTGCTGAGCTTACCAAGTATGCCGCAAACGCCATGCTTGCCACCAAGATCTCCTTTATAAACGAGATTTCACGCATAGCCGAGGCTTTAGGGGCAGACATAAACAAGGTCAGGATTGGTATAGGCAGCGATAGAAGGATAGGCTATCACTTCATCTATCCAGGCGTGGGCTATGGTGGCAGCTGTTTTCCTAAGGACGTTAGGGCATTGGAGAAGATGGCCCTGGAGGCTGATATTGAGCCTGAGATAATAAGAGCCGTTCAGAGGGTAAACCACACCCAGAGGTATTACTTCTTAAACAAGATTGTAAGCAGGTTCGGCGATGATCTAAGCCAGAGGGTCTTTGCCGTGTGGGGTTTGGCCTTTAAGCCCCAGACAGACGATATGAGGGAGGCGCCGTCTATAACCATAATCAACGAATTAACCAAACGGGGGGCTACAATCAATGCATACGACCCTGAGGCTATGGATAATGCCAAGGGGTTCTGGCTGAAGGGCAACGATAAGGTCAATTATTTCGATAATAAATACGACGCCCTTAACGGTGCAGATGCCATGATCCTGATAACCGAGTGGAAGGAGTTTAGAAGCCCCGATTTCTATGAGATGAAAAAGAGGCTTAAAAACCCTGTTATATTCGATGGCAGAAACCAATACAACAGGGAGTTTTTGAAGGAGTTTGGTTTTGAATACTATCAGATAGGCGTCAGGGGCTAA
- the nth gene encoding endonuclease III, translated as MNQILERIKKHYPTPTLELNFSNPFELLVALVLSARCTDKLTNTITPRIFSKYPTPDKLKEANYDELNDIISSCSMHNTKAKNLIAIAEALCKNYNCEVPKSIEELTKLPGIGRKTANIILSFGFGIPAVGVDTHVLRMANRLGISNSKKAEVIEEEIKKSIPEEDWIVFYSGLILHGRHICKARKPKCDECFLNDICPKIGVK; from the coding sequence ATGAACCAGATATTGGAGAGGATTAAGAAACACTATCCGACACCGACGCTTGAGCTTAACTTCTCAAATCCGTTTGAACTGCTTGTGGCTTTGGTATTATCAGCCAGATGCACGGATAAACTGACAAACACCATTACACCAAGGATATTCAGCAAATACCCCACACCAGACAAACTAAAAGAGGCCAACTATGACGAACTTAACGATATAATCTCATCCTGCAGCATGCACAACACCAAGGCAAAAAACCTCATAGCCATAGCAGAGGCATTATGCAAGAATTACAACTGCGAGGTGCCCAAAAGCATAGAAGAGCTAACCAAACTCCCAGGCATTGGCAGAAAAACGGCAAATATCATACTCTCCTTTGGTTTTGGAATACCCGCTGTGGGGGTCGATACCCATGTGTTGAGAATGGCAAATAGGCTGGGCATATCCAATTCCAAAAAAGCAGAGGTCATAGAGGAAGAAATAAAAAAGAGCATACCAGAGGAGGATTGGATAGTCTTCTATTCTGGATTGATCCTGCATGGCAGGCATATCTGCAAGGCAAGAAAGCCCAAATGCGATGAATGCTTCCTAAACGACATATGCCCAAAGATAGGGGTAAAATGA
- a CDS encoding outer membrane protein assembly factor BamD codes for MIPAVYPRVAAKQRELKVKKTIAVLSICGIVLAGCSSHKKIIPKEEEKPAYEWYNEGIQDYINHDYSEAEHALTMINAQHPGSIYAKRATLALGDVYFAKGEYILARDYYRKFIKLYPNSKEAMYAKYKIALSFYKAKNNYKCDATPLRRAIEEFLDFLDKYPNSPYNEKVSYYLTKSIEELYKHELFVASFYADLDEFNAARNRLDYMYKHFKGVDFNDRMLFLMGKVYYRLNRKNQALAFFKELISKYPNSEYAKEAKQLINGLDH; via the coding sequence ATGATCCCAGCGGTATATCCCCGGGTTGCGGCTAAACAAAGGGAGCTTAAGGTGAAAAAGACCATAGCTGTGTTGAGTATATGCGGTATAGTCCTTGCGGGGTGTTCTTCGCATAAGAAGATCATACCCAAAGAGGAAGAAAAACCCGCTTACGAATGGTATAACGAGGGCATACAGGATTACATAAACCACGACTATTCAGAGGCAGAGCACGCCCTAACGATGATAAACGCCCAACACCCGGGCAGCATCTATGCAAAGAGGGCAACCCTGGCCCTGGGCGATGTATACTTTGCAAAAGGCGAATACATCCTTGCCAGGGACTATTATAGAAAATTCATAAAGCTATATCCCAACAGCAAAGAGGCGATGTATGCCAAATACAAGATCGCCTTAAGCTTTTATAAGGCAAAAAACAACTACAAATGCGATGCAACACCCCTAAGGAGGGCAATAGAGGAGTTTTTGGACTTTTTAGATAAATACCCCAACAGTCCATACAACGAGAAGGTGTCTTACTATCTAACCAAAAGCATTGAGGAGTTGTATAAGCACGAACTGTTTGTGGCAAGCTTCTATGCAGACTTAGACGAATTCAATGCGGCAAGGAATAGATTGGATTACATGTATAAACACTTCAAAGGGGTTGATTTCAACGACAGGATGCTGTTTTTAATGGGCAAGGTTTACTACAGGCTAAACAGAAAGAACCAGGCGTTGGCGTTCTTTAAAGAATTAATATCAAAATACCCCAATAGCGAATACGCAAAAGAAGCAAAACAGCTCATAAATGGACTCGATCATTAA
- a CDS encoding YkgJ family cysteine cluster protein, which yields MIKREGFWFCFDDKLCKTCKAKCCIGEGYVFLTDDDIKGLSAFLGVSKDEFLDKYTRRVFGKIALIDLVIKNQKRCVFLDDDYRCEVYPQRPSQCRNFPFWERLKSFSIDELKTLCPAIKPCK from the coding sequence ATGATAAAAAGAGAGGGCTTCTGGTTCTGTTTTGACGATAAACTCTGCAAAACCTGCAAGGCTAAATGCTGTATCGGTGAGGGGTATGTCTTTTTAACCGACGATGACATAAAAGGGCTATCGGCTTTTCTGGGTGTATCGAAAGATGAGTTTTTAGACAAATACACAAGAAGGGTTTTTGGGAAGATAGCCCTTATAGACCTGGTTATAAAGAATCAGAAGCGGTGTGTATTTTTGGATGATGATTACAGATGCGAGGTCTATCCCCAAAGGCCATCTCAATGCAGGAATTTCCCCTTCTGGGAGAGGCTAAAATCGTTCTCCATCGATGAATTAAAAACGCTCTGTCCGGCGATTAAACCATGCAAATAA
- a CDS encoding DciA family protein: MIISVKEAIERELLKDERWEGVGLSSYVYEVIRNILGEGLSSQIEMAGFRGGIVWIKTPNAVFSQELSLWENEIVNRVNKVFNKPILKGIRFREAWHGRQRQAFRGRD; the protein is encoded by the coding sequence ATGATAATTAGCGTAAAGGAAGCGATAGAGAGGGAACTGCTAAAAGATGAAAGATGGGAGGGGGTTGGTTTATCTTCTTATGTTTATGAGGTTATACGCAACATTCTGGGTGAAGGCCTATCCTCCCAGATAGAGATGGCAGGCTTCAGGGGTGGAATCGTATGGATAAAGACGCCAAATGCGGTGTTCTCTCAGGAGTTGTCGCTTTGGGAAAATGAGATAGTAAACAGGGTAAATAAGGTATTTAACAAACCCATCCTAAAAGGTATTAGATTTAGAGAGGCCTGGCATGGAAGACAAAGACAGGCTTTCAGAGGAAGAGACTAA
- a CDS encoding ATP cone domain-containing protein produces the protein MKVIKSNGEIEEFKADKLINSLIRSGASLEEAQEIANIIQLKITQPTPTRAIYRFAKELLKKTNPPSAMKYSLKKAMMRLGPSGYPFERFFAKLMQAYGFETEVDVVEEGRCISHEIDVLAFNLNTVISVECKYHSSAFRASDAKVAMYVYSRFKDLEDRLKRKYNKERYEGWLITNTRLTIDAIKFSRCYNFKAVAWRYPEDGGLERLIEAKKLYPITVLSIKQDKLQNLLKHDIVMASDILNKTNEFLETIGLSRRKITQLKRQVRALISP, from the coding sequence ATGAAAGTAATTAAATCAAACGGAGAAATCGAGGAGTTTAAGGCGGATAAGCTTATAAATTCGCTTATCCGCTCCGGCGCCTCCCTCGAAGAAGCCCAGGAGATAGCAAACATCATACAGCTAAAGATAACGCAACCAACACCCACAAGGGCGATTTATAGGTTTGCAAAGGAACTATTAAAGAAGACAAACCCGCCATCGGCCATGAAATACTCCCTCAAAAAGGCCATGATGCGTCTTGGACCATCCGGCTACCCCTTTGAGCGGTTTTTTGCAAAGCTCATGCAGGCTTACGGATTCGAAACAGAGGTGGATGTCGTCGAGGAAGGCAGATGCATAAGCCACGAAATAGATGTGCTGGCGTTCAACCTCAACACGGTAATCAGCGTTGAGTGCAAATACCACTCCTCAGCCTTCAGGGCCTCCGATGCCAAGGTGGCTATGTATGTCTATTCGAGATTCAAAGACTTAGAGGACAGGCTAAAGAGGAAATACAACAAAGAGCGATACGAGGGGTGGTTAATAACAAACACCCGCCTAACGATAGATGCCATAAAATTCTCTCGGTGCTACAACTTTAAAGCTGTGGCCTGGAGATACCCAGAAGATGGGGGATTAGAAAGACTCATAGAGGCAAAGAAGCTATACCCCATCACCGTCTTGAGCATAAAGCAGGATAAGCTTCAAAACCTCCTCAAGCACGACATAGTTATGGCATCAGATATATTAAACAAGACAAATGAATTTTTAGAAACAATAGGTTTGAGCAGGAGGAAGATTACACAACTAAAAAGGCAGGTCAGGGCGCTTATTAGCCCCTGA
- the der gene encoding ribosome biogenesis GTPase Der yields MAKVAIVGKPNVGKSTLFNALVKKNKSLILDMPGTTRDRIFEYGRVDDKDVLFIDTGGFETEGEFSESINEQIKLAIDSSDVVIVVFDLTTPLSIQDEEIFRYVVKSKKPYILVANKSDIKRQEFEYDYYKFGEILKISATHKRNLNTLKERLSTIIDETEHRLDCVAKIAITGRSNVGKSSLINAILGENRSVVSDKIGTTTDSIDTPFIYNSQCYLLVDTAGIRKKAKTKKAIDKLSSIFSFFAIDRSDICVFLIDAKEGLTSTDKFIIDKIVEKNKGIIIALNKWDLVKNTTFAEYEKLLKQHLPFAWFAEFLAISAKESKNIDKLLKRIQSVQKRCSRRIPTHELNEKLHSIIRQNAPFSKRGKEVKLKYMTQVDTNPPHFVIFTNRPDEIEENYRRYVRNSMYRLFDFKGCSIKITYRSSKNEPDIGED; encoded by the coding sequence ATGGCTAAGGTAGCAATCGTAGGAAAACCCAATGTAGGAAAATCGACCCTCTTCAACGCCCTAGTAAAGAAGAACAAGAGCCTGATACTGGATATGCCAGGCACCACAAGGGACAGGATCTTCGAATACGGCAGAGTTGACGATAAGGATGTGCTCTTTATCGACACAGGGGGGTTTGAGACAGAGGGTGAGTTTTCAGAAAGCATAAACGAACAGATAAAACTCGCTATAGACTCAAGCGATGTTGTAATAGTGGTGTTTGACTTAACAACACCCTTGAGCATTCAGGATGAGGAGATATTCAGGTATGTGGTAAAATCAAAAAAACCATACATATTGGTTGCAAACAAAAGCGATATAAAGAGGCAGGAGTTTGAATACGACTATTACAAATTCGGTGAAATACTGAAAATATCGGCAACACACAAAAGGAATCTGAATACACTAAAGGAAAGGCTCAGCACCATTATAGATGAAACCGAACATAGGCTGGATTGCGTTGCAAAGATAGCCATAACCGGCAGGTCCAATGTGGGCAAATCCAGCCTTATAAATGCCATATTGGGCGAAAACAGGAGCGTTGTAAGCGACAAGATAGGCACAACCACCGACAGCATAGATACACCTTTTATCTATAACTCACAATGCTATCTATTGGTCGATACGGCGGGGATAAGGAAAAAAGCCAAAACGAAGAAGGCCATAGACAAGCTCTCAAGCATATTCTCCTTCTTTGCCATAGACAGAAGCGATATATGCGTCTTCTTAATCGATGCAAAAGAGGGGCTAACCTCAACGGATAAGTTCATCATAGACAAGATCGTCGAGAAGAATAAGGGTATAATAATAGCCTTAAACAAGTGGGATCTGGTTAAAAATACGACATTTGCAGAATACGAAAAGCTCCTAAAGCAGCATTTGCCGTTTGCATGGTTTGCCGAGTTTTTAGCCATCAGCGCAAAAGAATCCAAAAACATAGACAAACTCCTAAAAAGGATACAATCCGTTCAGAAGCGATGTTCAAGACGCATACCAACTCACGAATTAAACGAAAAACTCCACTCGATAATCAGGCAGAACGCTCCGTTTTCAAAAAGGGGTAAGGAGGTTAAGCTAAAATACATGACGCAGGTGGACACAAACCCACCGCACTTTGTCATATTCACCAACAGGCCCGACGAGATTGAAGAGAATTACAGGCGGTATGTAAGAAATAGCATGTATAGACTGTTCGACTTTAAGGGCTGCTCCATAAAAATCACATACAGGAGCTCAAAGAATGAACCAGATATTGGAGAGGATTAA